From the genome of Brevinematales bacterium:
ACCTAATTCCTTGATATGCATATCGTTGAGAGTTTTCTTATCCGCCATTATAATAATGTATCCTGAATGGGAGCGGTCTATGAAATCCGGCGTATTTCGCGCGCTTTTTCTTCTATTACTTTCCACATTCGCGCTTGCGTATGCTATCGACGATTCATCCTTCCAGGAATTAATCGGGCGGATAAAGCTGGTCGAGTTCGCCTCCGATAAGACCGAGATTCTCCGCGAGTACGCCGCCGCAGAGCGTTTCACCGCGGCGCAGGTAGTCGCCGTCCTCGCGCAGTTCAAGTTCTCCACCGATAAGCTGAAAGTTCTCGCGATGTTTTCCAATAAAGTCACCGACCTGAGCAATATCTCCAAGATCGCGGATTCATTCGCGTTCGCGGCGGACAAGTCCGAGGCGGCGCAGATGATGGCGGGGTGGACATTCCCCTCGGTCAACGCGTCCATGACCCATTCCGCTGGCGCGTCGCAGACCATCAAGGCGCTCGCGAAACAGCTCGCCGCGCCCAAGTTCTCCAAGGATAAACTGAAGCTATTCCGCAATACCCTCGCCGCACTGGGCGAGATGCTGAACGGGGACGACATCCTTCTGATTATGGGGGCGTTCGATTTCAGCGCGGACAAAGTCGAGGCGCTCAGGTTCCTCGGCGATTATACGTCGGGCATCACCTGCGCGGAGGCCGCGCTCATCCTGCGCAAGATACCGTTCTCGAAAGACCGCCTCGCGCTCCTTCGCGTCATCAAAGACTGGATAACCGATACCGGGGAGGTTCATTCGCTGACCGCCGCGTTCGAGTTCGAGGCCGACAAGGTCGAGGCGTGGAAGATACTCAAGTCGGTGAAACCTGTCAGCCTGATGTTCGGTATCGTGAAAAAATCGCCCGCCGTGTTCGTGATCGATTACTCCGGCAGTATGACCGTGAAGTTCAAAGCCGGCGGAGTCCAGATGACCCGTCTCGACTACGTGCTGAACGAGCTCGAGACCGCGTTGACGAACCTCCCGCCGGGGATGACATTCAACGTCGTCGCGTTCCATACGGAGGTCGTCCCGTGGGCGGCCGCGCCTCTCCCGGCGAGTAAAAATAACCTCCAATCGGCGGTGACGTTTATGCGGAAGGTCTCGCCCGAGGGGGGAACCGCGATCTACGACGCGCTCGAGTACGCGTATTCGCAGAACCCGCAGGCGATCTATTTCCTGACCGACGGCATTCCCACCCACGGCGCAAAGACCGCCGTCGCGGATATCCTCGCCGATGTGAAAAAATGGCACGCCGCGAACCCCTGCCCTATCTACGCGATAGCATTCCTGATGGGAGAGTTCGGCGGCGACAATAAGACTTCGTCCAAATCGTTCCTGAAACAACTATCGGAAATCACGGGCGGCGTGTTCCGGGTAATGGAGTAAAAATGAGCAAAGCTTATTCTTTTTCCGTAGATGAAAAATTCGCCGGTTCCCGTCTCGATACGACGGTAATCACCCTTCACCCTAA
Proteins encoded in this window:
- a CDS encoding DUF4476 domain-containing protein; its protein translation is MKSGVFRALFLLLLSTFALAYAIDDSSFQELIGRIKLVEFASDKTEILREYAAAERFTAAQVVAVLAQFKFSTDKLKVLAMFSNKVTDLSNISKIADSFAFAADKSEAAQMMAGWTFPSVNASMTHSAGASQTIKALAKQLAAPKFSKDKLKLFRNTLAALGEMLNGDDILLIMGAFDFSADKVEALRFLGDYTSGITCAEAALILRKIPFSKDRLALLRVIKDWITDTGEVHSLTAAFEFEADKVEAWKILKSVKPVSLMFGIVKKSPAVFVIDYSGSMTVKFKAGGVQMTRLDYVLNELETALTNLPPGMTFNVVAFHTEVVPWAAAPLPASKNNLQSAVTFMRKVSPEGGTAIYDALEYAYSQNPQAIYFLTDGIPTHGAKTAVADILADVKKWHAANPCPIYAIAFLMGEFGGDNKTSSKSFLKQLSEITGGVFRVME